One genomic window of Psychrobacillus sp. INOP01 includes the following:
- the pabC gene encoding aminodeoxychorismate lyase encodes MDAWKDGRLYRADELMVSAYDHGFLYGLGFFETFRTYSGKVFLWDAHWNRLCQALSDFRIAMPYEEHELLSAIEALTEANNMEDGYFRLNISAGIHDVGLQPSSYKKPTVILYRKELYIAPRGTEKNAVWLDTVRNTPESGMRHKSHHYANNVHARFEVESLASYEGFFLTAEGFIAEGITSNIFWSINGKVYTPSLETGILAGTTREWVMNCSLFDIEEGFFNIEVLEKADEVFITNAVQEITPIKQLGSIRFLGKTGPVYNTLHDAYTNAYSKKGLNDEFT; translated from the coding sequence ATGGATGCATGGAAGGATGGAAGGCTTTACCGGGCAGACGAATTAATGGTATCGGCATATGACCATGGTTTTTTATATGGACTTGGCTTTTTTGAAACGTTCCGAACATACAGTGGAAAGGTGTTTTTATGGGACGCTCACTGGAATCGTTTGTGTCAGGCACTTTCTGATTTTCGAATTGCAATGCCTTATGAAGAACATGAGCTATTATCTGCGATAGAAGCACTCACAGAAGCGAATAATATGGAGGATGGCTATTTTCGTTTGAATATTTCGGCTGGCATCCATGATGTTGGTCTGCAACCGTCGAGTTATAAGAAGCCAACTGTAATTTTATATCGGAAGGAATTATATATAGCGCCTAGAGGAACAGAGAAAAATGCTGTCTGGCTAGATACAGTCAGAAATACTCCAGAAAGTGGTATGCGCCATAAATCTCACCACTATGCCAATAACGTACATGCTAGATTCGAAGTAGAATCGCTAGCTTCTTATGAAGGTTTTTTCCTAACGGCGGAAGGATTTATAGCAGAAGGTATAACTTCGAATATCTTTTGGTCGATTAATGGGAAGGTGTATACTCCATCCTTGGAGACAGGTATTTTAGCAGGTACGACTCGTGAGTGGGTGATGAATTGTTCTTTATTTGATATAGAAGAGGGCTTCTTCAATATAGAAGTATTGGAAAAGGCGGATGAGGTATTTATTACAAATGCGGTACAGGAAATCACCCCCATTAAACAATTAGGGTCGATCCGGTTTTTGGGTAAAACCGGGCCTGTTTATAATACACTGCACGATGCCTATACAAATGCATACAGCAAGAAAGGATTGAATGATGAATTTACATAA
- the folP gene encoding dihydropteroate synthase, which translates to MNLHNNSGRFEVGGVILDFRKETIVMGILNVTPDSFSDGGKFNEIETAVARAKQMVADGAKIIDVGGESTRPGYTLISDEEEISRVVPVIKAIRAEVDAVISIDTYKAGVAKAAVLAGAHVINDIWGAKRDPEIAKVAAEHGVPIILMHNRDNEEYTDFWSDAKQDLEESIRIAKEAGVPNECIWLDPGIGFAKSTTQNIWMMQHLNDIVEMGYPVLLATSRKRLIGNVLNLPVDERMEGTGATVCYGVQHGCHMVRVHDVKEMTRMTKMMDVLTGKVDYDESEE; encoded by the coding sequence ATGAATTTACATAATAATAGCGGTAGATTTGAAGTGGGTGGAGTTATTTTAGACTTCCGCAAAGAAACGATAGTGATGGGCATATTAAATGTTACGCCAGATTCTTTTTCAGACGGCGGTAAATTTAATGAAATAGAAACAGCTGTTGCAAGAGCAAAACAAATGGTAGCGGATGGAGCGAAAATTATAGATGTGGGCGGTGAGTCTACTAGACCTGGTTATACGCTTATTTCGGATGAAGAGGAAATCTCTCGTGTTGTACCTGTCATTAAAGCGATAAGAGCAGAGGTAGATGCAGTAATCTCGATCGATACATATAAAGCAGGAGTTGCAAAGGCAGCGGTACTTGCTGGTGCTCATGTGATAAATGATATTTGGGGGGCGAAGAGAGACCCTGAAATAGCGAAGGTTGCCGCAGAGCATGGAGTTCCTATAATATTGATGCACAATAGAGATAACGAAGAGTATACAGATTTTTGGTCAGATGCAAAACAAGATTTAGAAGAAAGTATTCGAATAGCGAAAGAAGCAGGCGTTCCTAATGAGTGTATATGGCTAGATCCAGGTATTGGTTTTGCCAAATCAACCACTCAAAATATTTGGATGATGCAGCATTTGAATGACATAGTGGAGATGGGCTATCCTGTATTATTGGCAACATCTCGTAAACGATTAATCGGCAATGTCTTGAATCTTCCTGTCGATGAACGGATGGAAGGGACTGGAGCAACGGTTTGTTATGGTGTTCAGCATGGATGTCATATGGTACGTGTGCATGATGTAAAAGAAATGACGCGTATGACGAAAATGATGGATGTCTTGACCGGAAAAGTTGACTATGATGAAAGCGAGGAATGA
- the folB gene encoding dihydroneopterin aldolase gives MDYIHLNDLEFYGFHGALPEETKLGQIFRVTITLACDLKKAGETDNLDETVNYAEVFELCKGIVEGKPYLLIEAVAEKIASSILEAYSAKVSGCRIQLVKPNPPIVGHYASVAVDITRGTL, from the coding sequence ATGGATTATATACATTTGAATGACTTAGAATTTTACGGATTTCACGGAGCATTACCAGAGGAAACGAAGCTAGGTCAAATATTTCGAGTGACAATCACCTTAGCGTGCGATTTAAAAAAAGCTGGAGAAACCGATAATTTAGATGAAACCGTAAATTATGCAGAGGTCTTTGAGCTATGCAAAGGAATTGTAGAAGGTAAACCCTATTTATTAATAGAAGCAGTTGCAGAAAAAATTGCTTCGTCTATTTTGGAGGCATATTCAGCTAAGGTTAGTGGCTGCCGTATACAATTGGTGAAACCAAACCCGCCGATTGTCGGACACTATGCTTCTGTAGCTGTCGATATCACAAGAGGCACATTATGA
- the folK gene encoding 2-amino-4-hydroxy-6-hydroxymethyldihydropteridine diphosphokinase → MINIAFISLGSNIGNRLEYLQQAVRLLQQIEQVKVVNMSSVYETDPVGYEDQAAFLNMVVEIETILTPHELLKKCNEIEAELGRKRDIRWGPRTVDLDILLYNEENMKTQDLIIPHPRMMERGFVLIPLVELQASLVDPESKQLLADVAHVQKEGVHLWKTFDGVGAFVHFAG, encoded by the coding sequence ATGATTAACATTGCTTTTATATCACTAGGGTCTAATATAGGAAATCGTCTTGAATATCTTCAGCAGGCGGTACGTTTGCTACAACAGATCGAACAGGTCAAAGTGGTGAATATGTCTTCGGTTTATGAAACAGACCCAGTGGGATATGAAGATCAAGCAGCATTTTTGAATATGGTAGTGGAAATCGAAACTATATTGACTCCGCATGAATTATTGAAAAAATGCAATGAAATCGAGGCGGAGCTAGGCCGCAAGAGAGATATTCGTTGGGGTCCTCGAACCGTAGACCTTGACATTTTGTTGTATAATGAAGAGAATATGAAAACGCAGGACCTTATAATCCCACATCCTCGGATGATGGAAAGAGGCTTCGTGCTTATACCACTTGTGGAGTTACAAGCAAGTTTAGTAGATCCAGAGTCTAAGCAGTTATTAGCAGATGTTGCGCATGTTCAGAAAGAAGGCGTCCATTTATGGAAAACATTCGATGGGGTCGGCGCATTCGTGCATTTCGCAGGTTAA
- a CDS encoding helix-turn-helix domain-containing protein — protein MENIRWGRRIRAFRRLKMVKQVELAKEMDMSVSILGQIEQGKRVPSDEQLEKIASILHIQVEELKGETKVGE, from the coding sequence ATGGAAAACATTCGATGGGGTCGGCGCATTCGTGCATTTCGCAGGTTAAAAATGGTGAAGCAAGTTGAACTTGCAAAAGAAATGGATATGTCTGTGTCTATACTTGGTCAAATAGAGCAAGGTAAGCGAGTTCCCAGTGATGAGCAATTAGAAAAAATTGCCTCTATACTTCATATACAAGTAGAAGAGTTAAAAGGTGAAACAAAGGTAGGTGAATAA
- the dusB gene encoding tRNA dihydrouridine synthase DusB: MTIASTKPFKIGNHIMDNRVVLAPMAGICNSAFRLTVKEFGAGLVYAEMISDKGIVQKNEKTLSMLYIDERENPLSLQIFGGEKETLVEAAKYVDQHTSADIIDINMGCPVNKIIKCEAGARMLLDPNKIYEMVAAVVDNVKKPVSVKMRTGWDEEHLYMVENAQAIERAGGSAVAVHGRTRVQMYEGHANWDLIRQVKEAVNIPVIGNGDVNTPQDAKRMLDETGVDAVMIGRAALGDPWMIYRTVEYLESGLLKPEPTVQEKMDICLLHFDRLMALKGENIAVREMRKHASWYLKGIRGNGTARNKINQTESAQELRDYLRYFAEESFKEYEAAKSIVI; the protein is encoded by the coding sequence ATGACAATTGCATCAACAAAACCATTTAAAATAGGTAATCACATAATGGATAATCGAGTAGTATTAGCGCCAATGGCTGGAATTTGTAATTCTGCGTTCCGATTGACAGTAAAAGAATTCGGAGCAGGTTTAGTATATGCGGAGATGATCTCGGATAAAGGGATTGTACAGAAAAACGAAAAAACATTGAGTATGCTTTATATTGACGAGCGTGAAAATCCACTGTCCCTTCAAATTTTCGGTGGAGAAAAAGAAACACTTGTGGAAGCTGCTAAATATGTAGATCAACATACATCAGCGGATATCATCGATATTAATATGGGCTGTCCCGTAAACAAAATCATTAAATGTGAAGCCGGAGCTAGAATGCTTCTGGACCCTAACAAGATCTATGAAATGGTAGCAGCAGTAGTGGATAACGTTAAAAAGCCAGTTAGTGTTAAAATGCGTACTGGTTGGGACGAAGAACATCTTTATATGGTGGAAAACGCCCAAGCAATCGAACGTGCTGGTGGATCGGCGGTAGCTGTACATGGTCGTACACGCGTGCAAATGTATGAAGGACATGCAAACTGGGATTTAATACGTCAAGTGAAAGAGGCAGTGAATATTCCTGTTATCGGAAATGGTGACGTAAATACACCTCAAGATGCAAAACGTATGCTAGATGAAACAGGTGTAGATGCAGTTATGATTGGTCGCGCTGCACTTGGTGATCCGTGGATGATTTATCGTACAGTAGAGTACTTGGAATCTGGTCTATTAAAACCAGAACCAACTGTACAAGAAAAAATGGACATATGCTTACTTCACTTTGATCGCTTAATGGCTTTAAAAGGTGAAAATATAGCAGTTAGAGAAATGCGCAAACATGCATCTTGGTACTTAAAAGGTATTCGCGGAAATGGAACAGCAAGAAACAAGATTAATCAAACAGAATCTGCACAAGAGTTAAGAGACTATTTACGTTACTTTGCAGAAGAATCTTTTAAAGAATATGAAGCTGCAAAATCTATCGTGATTTAA
- the lysS gene encoding lysine--tRNA ligase, with protein sequence MSNMEELNDQLLVRRQKMTAIQEKGLDPFGSKFERSHLSNEVVAEYDQFTKEQLEETLHEVVIAGRIMTKRGKGKAGFAHIQDLGGQIQIYVRKDAIGDDAYELFNTADLGDIVGVRGNVFRTQVGELSVKATEFTFLTKSLRPMPEKFHGLKDVEQRYRQRYLDLMTSEESKNTFITRSRIIRAMRRYLDNEGYLEVETPMLHTIAGGAAARPFITHHNALDMELYMRIAIELHLKRLIVGGLEKVYEIGRVFRNEGVSTRHNPEFTMIELYEAYADYNDIMNLTENLVAHVAQDVLGTTTVTYGEDQINLAPGWRRWHMADAVKETTGVDFWAELTKEEAHALAKEHGVEVKPSMEVGHVLNEFFEQKVEETLVQPTFIFGHPVEVSPLAKKNPEDGRFTDRFELFIVRREHANAFTELNDPIDQRQRFEAQMVEKEAGNDEAHEMDEDFLEALEYGMPPTGGLGIGIDRLVMLLTNSASIRDVLLFPTMRHKD encoded by the coding sequence ATGTCTAATATGGAAGAATTAAACGATCAACTTTTGGTGAGAAGACAAAAGATGACTGCAATACAGGAAAAAGGATTAGATCCTTTTGGCAGTAAATTCGAGCGTTCGCATTTAAGTAACGAAGTAGTTGCTGAGTATGATCAATTTACAAAAGAACAATTAGAAGAAACACTTCATGAAGTTGTCATTGCTGGTCGGATTATGACTAAGCGTGGAAAAGGGAAAGCTGGATTTGCTCATATTCAAGATCTTGGCGGCCAAATTCAAATTTATGTACGTAAAGATGCAATTGGTGATGATGCCTATGAATTATTTAATACGGCTGACTTAGGTGATATCGTTGGTGTCCGTGGAAATGTATTCCGTACACAAGTTGGAGAGCTATCTGTAAAAGCAACCGAGTTTACTTTCCTAACAAAATCTCTACGCCCGATGCCAGAGAAATTCCATGGCTTAAAAGATGTAGAGCAACGTTACCGTCAACGTTACTTAGATTTAATGACAAGTGAAGAAAGTAAAAATACGTTTATTACTAGAAGTCGTATAATCCGTGCTATGCGTCGTTATTTAGATAACGAAGGTTATTTAGAGGTGGAGACACCAATGTTACATACAATAGCAGGTGGAGCAGCTGCACGTCCCTTCATTACTCACCATAATGCATTAGATATGGAATTATATATGCGTATCGCAATTGAGTTACATTTAAAACGCCTTATAGTTGGTGGGCTAGAGAAAGTATATGAAATTGGTCGTGTATTCCGTAACGAAGGAGTGTCTACCCGTCATAATCCTGAGTTTACAATGATTGAATTGTATGAGGCTTACGCAGACTACAATGATATTATGAATTTAACGGAGAACTTAGTTGCTCATGTAGCGCAAGATGTTTTAGGAACGACAACAGTAACTTACGGAGAAGATCAGATTAATCTTGCCCCGGGCTGGAGACGTTGGCATATGGCTGATGCAGTGAAAGAAACTACTGGTGTTGACTTTTGGGCAGAACTAACGAAGGAAGAGGCACACGCATTAGCTAAAGAACATGGAGTAGAAGTTAAACCTTCTATGGAAGTAGGACATGTATTAAATGAATTCTTCGAACAGAAGGTAGAAGAAACATTAGTGCAACCAACATTTATCTTTGGTCATCCAGTAGAAGTATCACCACTTGCGAAGAAAAATCCAGAAGACGGTCGCTTTACGGATCGTTTTGAATTATTCATCGTACGTCGGGAACACGCAAATGCATTTACAGAGTTAAATGATCCTATTGATCAACGTCAGCGCTTCGAAGCACAAATGGTAGAAAAAGAAGCTGGTAATGATGAAGCGCATGAAATGGATGAAGATTTCTTAGAAGCATTGGAATATGGAATGCCGCCAACAGGTGGTCTTGGAATCGGAATAGATCGCTTAGTAATGTTATTAACTAATTCAGCATCTATCCGCGATGTACTATTATTCCCAACAATGCGTCATAAAGATTAA